A region from the Cryptosporangium arvum DSM 44712 genome encodes:
- a CDS encoding RrF2 family transcriptional regulator has translation MRMGEGVEWALHTCVNLTWLPAGQAVPAGKLAEFYGLPAAYLNKQLQALARAGIVSSTSGPRGGFQLARSPEQITLLDVVVAIEGPDEAFRCEQLLKRGPGADPRADYRQSCLISQGMRRADLAWRRELAAQTIADLRADVERAYPATGNNTVNRFAALRA, from the coding sequence ATGCGGATGGGCGAGGGTGTCGAGTGGGCATTGCACACCTGCGTGAACTTGACCTGGTTGCCGGCCGGGCAGGCGGTGCCGGCGGGCAAGTTGGCGGAGTTCTACGGGCTTCCGGCGGCGTATCTCAACAAGCAGCTGCAGGCCCTGGCCCGGGCGGGCATCGTGTCCTCCACCTCCGGGCCGCGGGGTGGATTTCAGCTCGCCCGTAGCCCGGAGCAGATCACGTTGCTCGATGTCGTCGTCGCGATCGAAGGGCCCGACGAGGCGTTTCGGTGCGAGCAGTTGCTCAAGCGGGGGCCAGGTGCCGATCCCCGCGCCGATTACCGGCAGTCCTGCCTGATCTCCCAGGGGATGCGACGCGCCGACCTGGCCTGGCGGCGGGAACTGGCCGCCCAGACCATCGCCGATCTGCGGGCCGATGTCGAACGCGCCTACCCCGCCACCGGGAACAACACCGTCAATCGATTCGCCGCACTTCGCGCCTGA